Proteins encoded within one genomic window of Flavobacterium gilvum:
- a CDS encoding chloride channel protein, translated as MNQAIHHLRFTKLQKLVVVSILIGFLSAFLGIALKRLTEYYEEIFAHQATMNPLYYLFFPIFGLSVIYFLREYLFKKKENKGIKEIFESTNSKSQNLPNYKISSHFINGLLTVIFGGSTGIEVSTVVASATIGSVAQRKQNVFKEYKTELICAGIAAGITALFSSPVAGILFALEVISRKITKTFLITNLIAVLTAFGLIFILHEKPLFIVTITSWSLKAIPYFILLGILAGFFSVYLTRCVLFFKKQFSKIDVHYHKIIIGSCILSISLLLFPQLYGEGYHSIKELTVNPNETQLTLSIVLTFIGILILKPIVTSATLVSGGDGGVFAPSLFTGAFLGLLVAMVLNTYFSANVIPLNFIIIGMAAVLSASIHAPFTSIFLVCGLTNDYTLFLPILAACLISKYTAKMLYPFTVYTYAPSLVK; from the coding sequence ATGAATCAAGCCATACACCATTTAAGATTCACAAAACTTCAAAAATTAGTAGTTGTTTCAATCTTAATAGGTTTTCTTTCGGCATTCTTAGGAATCGCCTTAAAAAGATTAACCGAGTATTACGAAGAAATATTTGCTCATCAGGCCACAATGAATCCTTTGTATTATCTCTTCTTCCCGATTTTTGGACTGTCTGTCATTTATTTTCTAAGAGAATATCTTTTTAAGAAAAAAGAAAACAAAGGCATCAAGGAAATCTTTGAAAGCACGAATTCGAAATCACAGAATTTACCCAATTACAAAATTTCGTCCCATTTCATCAACGGATTGCTTACGGTTATTTTTGGTGGTTCCACCGGAATAGAAGTTTCTACTGTCGTAGCATCCGCAACTATTGGTTCGGTGGCTCAAAGAAAGCAAAATGTTTTTAAGGAATACAAAACCGAATTGATTTGTGCCGGAATCGCCGCGGGAATTACCGCTTTGTTCAGTAGTCCGGTTGCAGGAATCCTTTTTGCATTGGAAGTTATCTCTAGAAAAATTACCAAGACCTTTTTAATCACAAATTTGATTGCTGTACTTACCGCTTTCGGGCTTATTTTTATTTTGCATGAAAAGCCATTGTTTATTGTAACCATTACCTCTTGGTCCTTGAAAGCGATTCCTTATTTTATTCTTTTGGGGATTTTGGCTGGTTTTTTCTCGGTTTATTTAACTCGATGCGTTTTGTTTTTCAAAAAGCAATTTTCAAAAATAGATGTTCATTACCATAAAATCATAATTGGTTCCTGCATTTTAAGCATTTCGTTGCTTCTATTCCCACAATTGTATGGCGAAGGTTATCATTCCATAAAAGAACTTACTGTCAATCCAAATGAGACGCAGTTAACCCTTTCGATAGTCTTGACATTCATCGGAATCCTAATTCTAAAACCAATTGTTACTTCAGCTACTTTGGTTTCGGGAGGTGACGGAGGTGTTTTTGCACCAAGCCTTTTTACTGGCGCATTTTTGGGGTTATTGGTTGCCATGGTTTTAAACACCTATTTTTCGGCCAACGTAATTCCTTTAAATTTCATCATTATTGGCATGGCTGCAGTCCTTAGCGCCAGTATTCACGCCCCTTTTACATCTATATTTTTAGTTTGTGGATTGACGAATGATTATACACTATTCCTACCTATTTTGGCGGCCTGTTTGATTTCCAAATACACCGCAAAAATGCTTTACCCATTCACCGTTTATACCTACGCACCAAGTTTAGTAAAATAA
- a CDS encoding HPP family protein, whose translation MPVKKIKRTYRKTRYILYKETLVDYKEHFWSFLGSFVGIGILAYIQSIHFKGNDAVYLIGSFGASSVLIYGIIQSPFSQPRNLVGGHLVSALIGVTVHKIVPDIIWIAAPLAVSFAIILMQITKTLHPPGGATALIAIIGSDKIKALGYMYVFSPVLLGVLILLFTALIFNNMTSSRTYPTHSTYHKHYHKIRKRLRRISSK comes from the coding sequence ATGCCTGTTAAAAAAATAAAGCGAACCTATCGCAAAACAAGATATATCCTTTACAAAGAAACTCTCGTTGATTACAAAGAGCATTTTTGGTCTTTTTTAGGTTCATTTGTTGGCATTGGAATCCTTGCTTACATTCAATCCATTCACTTTAAGGGAAACGATGCTGTCTATTTAATTGGGTCTTTTGGAGCATCGAGTGTATTGATTTACGGTATTATCCAAAGTCCATTTTCGCAACCTCGAAATTTGGTCGGAGGACATCTAGTTTCGGCATTAATAGGCGTTACCGTCCATAAAATCGTTCCTGATATCATTTGGATTGCTGCTCCGCTGGCTGTTTCATTTGCCATAATTCTGATGCAAATTACAAAAACTTTGCATCCGCCCGGAGGAGCAACTGCACTAATTGCCATTATTGGTTCGGACAAAATAAAAGCTTTGGGGTATATGTATGTGTTCTCGCCAGTTTTGCTTGGGGTTTTGATTTTGCTATTTACGGCATTAATTTTTAACAATATGACTTCAAGCAGAACTTATCCTACTCATTCTACTTATCACAAGCATTATCATAAAATCAGAAAGCGTTTGAGAAGAATTTCTTCAAAATAA